CGCCTCGAGAGGACGCCGGGTGTTCGGCTTGCCGAGGAGAATGTAGTAACGTCCCCGGTCGGTCTGCCAGCCTCGTCGGAACGTATCGCGACCGAAGAACTCGTTTACATAGGCGAGCTTCTCGTAGTGTTCCGTCTTGTACTCGTTCTCGGGCGTGCTCGGGTTCGGGTCTCGCTTTCGCCAGAACGCTTCGACGAATGCCTGACGCTCGGCCTCTGTCTGCAATGACAGAAATGCTTCCCGCTCGACTTCAGTGATGATGTAGACAACTTCCTCTTCGAGCCATGCACGATCCGCTTCGGGGAGATCTTTCTGGCCCTCGGCGAATGCGACAGCGGGATAGTTTGCGGCAGCCAGGCTCAAAACCAGTAACCGAAATGCGCGCCGCACGATTTCTCCAGAGTACTCAATGCCGTGGCGGGATCCGTAATCGATCGAGCCGTCACGGCTCGGGCTGCTTACGGCGCGGCAGGCGCGCCGGGCTCGCTCCGCTCGCGCAGGGTGCGCTGAGTTTTTCATCACCCTGCTCGAGCCGAAGGATACCACGACGCTCAGCTCATGGCGCCGAGCCTCAGCGATCCCGTCGTCGCGGCGGCGCGCCGAAGCCGAGGAACGCATGAAGAGATTCTCCAATCGGCCGTAGTGACGATACAAGAATCTGAATACTACTTGCGATCTATCTATGTCGGAGTTCATTAACTCCAACAAAACAATGATTTTGTTTTGAACGCTCGCCTCGAGAACGCTGGCATACCCATTGCACATTTGACTTCGCGTCGGATCTGTGCATTCTCGTAGTTCCTTTTGAAGGAGGCTTGTCCAAATGAGGCGTGAAATCTCCTATTTCACCGTAGGGGTCCTCCTTGCAGCCGCGCTCGCCTTTCCTCAAGCGGGAACGGGCCGGCTTCAGGGAGTGGTCAGAGATGCGCAAGGGCTCGTGCTTCCCGGCGCCACCGTCACGCTGACGGGGGCGGGCGTCATGGGCCAGCGCACCGCGACCACGGACGTCGACGGAAGCTACCGCTTTCTCGCATTGCCCCCGGGCTCGTACGAGCTCACGTTCGAGCTCTCGGGGTTCCAGTCGTTCCGGCGTGAGGGAATCGTCGTCGCGAGCGGTGTGACATTCACCATCGATGCGAACCTTCAGATCGCGACGGTGGCGGAGACCATCACCGTCACCGGCGAGTCTCCTGTCGTCGACGTGAAGCAAACGGGCGTCTCGGCGACGTTCGACACCAAAGAGCTCCAGGACGTTCCCAGCGCCACCGACATGTGGGCCGTGCTCGGGCAGACGCCGGGCATCAAAATGTCGTCGTACGATGTCGGAGGCTCCCACAAGAGCCAGCAACTCAACTACGACAGCTTCGGAATCATCGGCCAGAACATCATCCGCAACGAAGGCGTCAACAACACCGAAGGCGGCGGCTGGACGGGTGGATACTATGACTTCTACGCCATCGACGAGTACCGGGTGAGCGCCCAAGGGGCCGACGTGGAGATGTCGAGCCCCGGCTCTCACGTGGTGGCGACGTGGAAGAGCGGAGGCAACGACTTCTCGAGCCTCACGCACTTCGATTTCGAGACCGAGGGCATGGTAACCGACAACATCGACCAGGCGCTCACGGACCGCGCCGGGAGCTCGGCTCCGGTGAGGGGTTTTCATGAGTTCCACACCGACCTCGGTGGACCGGTGGTGAGGGACAAATTCTGGTTCTATGGAGCCTATAACTACTTCAAGATCGATAAGATCATCTCTGGTCGGGACCCCTCCATCGCGACCGACATCGGCCTCTTCAACGAATACACCGCGAAGATCAACTGGCAGATCTCCCAGAAAGACCAGTTCATCGGATTCAGCCACTGGAGCCGCAAGGAGAAACCCTATCGCTCGCTCTCCTCGACCATTCCCGCGGAATCCATCCTCGCCCAGGACAGCTGGAGCTACATCCACAAGGCGGAGTGGCAAAGAGTTTGGTCCGATCGCCTGTTCAGCAATATCCTCGTTGGCCACTTCGGGCTGATCTGGCCCATGACGCCGGCGGTGGACCCGTCAAGCAATCCCCCCCGCATCGACACGACCACGAACCAGAGACGAGGTGCCGGTTGGCAGCCGTTCAACTCTCAGCGCTGGAAGCCGCAGAGCACGGGCCAGTTCAACTACTACGTCCCATCGGCCGGCGGAAGCCACGACTTCAAGTTCGGGTATGAGTACGTGATCGACAGCTACCGCTTCGGTGCCAACACCAACTCGGGCGCCATCTGGTACCGGGATTCGAGCGCGCTCGGACCCTGCAGCCCCTGCGCTAGCGGCCAGCTCGGAAGGGTGAACCAGATCCGCTTCTACAACACGCCCACTTCGCCCGACGACCGGAACGCCCACACCGATCTCTATTTCCAGGACGTCTGGTCCCCGAACAATCGGTTGACGCTGACCCTCGGCGTGCGCTACGGGCGCCAGCACATGTATTACCTGGACGATTCCGCGGAGCCGCTCCTGACCGAGTTCTTCGACCCC
This portion of the Vicinamibacteria bacterium genome encodes:
- a CDS encoding GWxTD domain-containing protein, with product MRRAFRLLVLSLAAANYPAVAFAEGQKDLPEADRAWLEEEVVYIITEVEREAFLSLQTEAERQAFVEAFWRKRDPNPSTPENEYKTEHYEKLAYVNEFFGRDTFRRGWQTDRGRYYILLGKPNTRRPLEASDAIYPSELWFYNDPKLKYVGLPPFFHLLFFRRQGLGEFELYSPLSDGPRALLTGFQSPVSDFRDDVEQAYNKLMAIDAELAQASLSFRTDEGDQAQFQNPAFGTLELLDDIANVPFFQLDTSYTER
- a CDS encoding carboxypeptidase regulatory-like domain-containing protein translates to MRREISYFTVGVLLAAALAFPQAGTGRLQGVVRDAQGLVLPGATVTLTGAGVMGQRTATTDVDGSYRFLALPPGSYELTFELSGFQSFRREGIVVASGVTFTIDANLQIATVAETITVTGESPVVDVKQTGVSATFDTKELQDVPSATDMWAVLGQTPGIKMSSYDVGGSHKSQQLNYDSFGIIGQNIIRNEGVNNTEGGGWTGGYYDFYAIDEYRVSAQGADVEMSSPGSHVVATWKSGGNDFSSLTHFDFETEGMVTDNIDQALTDRAGSSAPVRGFHEFHTDLGGPVVRDKFWFYGAYNYFKIDKIISGRDPSIATDIGLFNEYTAKINWQISQKDQFIGFSHWSRKEKPYRSLSSTIPAESILAQDSWSYIHKAEWQRVWSDRLFSNILVGHFGLIWPMTPAVDPSSNPPRIDTTTNQRRGAGWQPFNSQRWKPQSTGQFNYYVPSAGGSHDFKFGYEYVIDSYRFGANTNSGAIWYRDSSALGPCSPCASGQLGRVNQIRFYNTPTSPDDRNAHTDLYFQDVWSPNNRLTLTLGVRYGRQHMYYLDDSAEPLLTEFFDPFTVTSETAVDFNTFAPRVGGTIDLTGRGKSVLKAYYGRYYSNATTMSSGINPVGNSFLTYQFLDPNGNGIYDGQQELGEFVGGGGGAAGQVIDPDLKNMYVDEFSFSVEHEIRADTGVRFSYVRKQIRDSWVHMQAPYYYAVNLARTTEKLTQNIDIPCPDCPPGFEGTTLHLRTLPPGAPVDDLRIAQAPDADGDYDTIQFALNRRFSQNFFLNANFDYQWRRELRSPGAVSTSPLVADPIIYRWDPEYNRDVGILQDSTYYGFKVGTRYEAGHGLGLAGTFRFQSGFPWAPIANLNLPEVGNVDVFLENIENNRSENVGILDIRVDKAFNFGGKYTASVMADVYNLLNSNAETNFILNTGSDYRNIIEWIGGRTLKIGLRFQF